A genomic window from Dermacentor silvarum isolate Dsil-2018 chromosome 9, BIME_Dsil_1.4, whole genome shotgun sequence includes:
- the LOC119463962 gene encoding leucine-rich repeat-containing protein 57-like, whose translation MLQVSMISESIANCPRLKMLQLEENCLQINSIPTQLLTNSNVSLLAVEGNLFELKDLQQKEGYETYMERYTATKKKMF comes from the exons ATGCTGCAGGTGTCCATGATCTCCGAGAGCATAGCGAACTGCCCGAGGCTGAAGATGCTGCAACTTGAGGAAAACTGCCTCCAGATCAACTCCATCCCGACGCAGCTGCTGACCAACTCCAATGTCTCGCTGCTGGCTGTCGAGGGCAATCTGTTCGAGCTCAAGGACTTGCAGCAGAAGGAGGGCTATGAGACG TACATGGAACGCTACACTGCAACCAAGAAGAAGATGTTCTGA